Proteins encoded together in one Otariodibacter oris window:
- a CDS encoding AI-2E family transporter, with product MIKTDFLKHMPWYVLLLVAILFFYLTRSILTPFIISAVLAYFVSPLIDKLEARNISRAKSVVIAYSIIILLLVLSIVFIVPIVSEQIREFQYIKPKIIHFFQYDFWHYLNNWIPFDVHIDANTVEKAIKDTVTNKTEEGDNTLTQSVFNSASWVISFITNLALVPIITYYFLKNYHEIIDNIFRLIPKRNRATMTKIAKESDKNLSAFLRGQFLVMNILAAIYIACLAMMGLNYSLLIGLIAGYLNFIPFIGLWIGASTAVLAAIFQFSDVLHPVIVLGIFTIAQIIEGNFLTPKLVGDRIGLGPVTVIFAVMAGGELLGIIGVLIALPLSAVLKVILEHIRESYEESELYENDSKLIIPDDSNQNMFHEK from the coding sequence ATGATAAAGACTGATTTTCTGAAACATATGCCTTGGTATGTACTACTATTAGTGGCGATACTATTTTTTTATTTGACACGCTCGATCTTAACACCTTTTATTATAAGTGCTGTTTTGGCTTATTTTGTCTCTCCGTTAATTGATAAATTAGAAGCTAGAAATATCAGTCGAGCTAAATCAGTAGTCATCGCTTACTCGATCATTATTTTACTCTTAGTCCTATCAATTGTTTTTATTGTTCCTATCGTAAGTGAACAAATTAGAGAATTTCAGTATATCAAACCTAAAATAATTCACTTTTTCCAGTATGATTTTTGGCATTATCTGAATAATTGGATTCCATTTGATGTACATATTGATGCCAATACTGTTGAAAAAGCTATCAAAGATACTGTAACAAATAAGACAGAAGAGGGGGATAACACTTTAACACAGAGTGTTTTCAATTCAGCCTCATGGGTCATCTCATTTATAACTAATTTAGCCTTAGTGCCTATTATCACTTATTATTTTTTAAAAAACTACCACGAGATTATCGATAATATATTTAGACTAATCCCCAAAAGAAATAGAGCAACAATGACCAAAATTGCCAAAGAATCAGATAAAAATCTATCTGCCTTCCTTCGTGGACAATTTCTGGTTATGAACATATTAGCTGCCATTTATATTGCCTGTTTAGCAATGATGGGACTAAATTACAGCTTACTGATTGGTCTCATCGCAGGTTATCTAAACTTTATTCCATTTATTGGGCTATGGATAGGCGCTTCTACCGCCGTTCTCGCTGCTATTTTTCAGTTTAGCGACGTATTACATCCAGTCATTGTCCTGGGTATTTTCACTATTGCACAAATCATTGAAGGGAACTTTTTAACACCTAAACTTGTTGGAGATAGAATTGGATTAGGTCCTGTTACTGTTATTTTTGCGGTAATGGCGGGAGGCGAATTGCTCGGTATTATTGGTGTACTTATTGCACTCCCCTTATCTGCTGTTCTAAAAGTTATACTGGAACATATTCGAGAATCTTATGAAGAAAGCGAATTATATGAAAATGATAGCAAGCTCATTATCCCAGATGATAGCAATCAAAATATGTTTCATGAAAAATAA
- a CDS encoding PQQ-binding-like beta-propeller repeat protein codes for MNQLKKYLMVGSTAIVMSIANADELGKPVLSWTSSGFAHPESARFDATRENVYVTNNDGGPMAQKGEGYISRLDKNGKVLDEHWVTGINAPKGIVQSGDLLYIADIQQVRVVDINTGKVKQSITAQDSKMFNGITVDAEGNVYISDIMGGAIYRLQGETLEKWIETDAFSSPNGVLVDGNRLLVVTWGEGMHEDFSTDELGSIFAIDLKTKEVKVLEGAEHIGNLDGIAKINGNLIVSDSNSGKIFQYSEGKTQLLLESGRGSADISSYGDNLLVPVMFDGTVYSYSLKK; via the coding sequence ATGAATCAATTAAAGAAATATCTTATGGTAGGAAGTACAGCAATAGTCATGAGTATAGCCAATGCTGATGAATTAGGTAAACCAGTATTATCGTGGACAAGCAGTGGATTTGCTCATCCCGAATCAGCTCGATTTGATGCAACACGAGAAAATGTTTATGTTACCAATAATGATGGTGGTCCAATGGCTCAAAAAGGCGAGGGCTATATTAGTCGTTTAGATAAAAATGGAAAGGTACTTGATGAGCATTGGGTAACAGGCATCAATGCTCCAAAAGGTATCGTTCAATCTGGAGACTTATTATACATTGCCGATATACAGCAAGTGCGTGTTGTGGATATTAATACGGGTAAAGTTAAACAATCTATTACGGCTCAAGACAGTAAAATGTTTAATGGTATAACCGTAGATGCCGAAGGTAATGTGTATATTAGCGACATTATGGGTGGCGCAATTTATCGTTTACAAGGGGAAACCTTGGAGAAATGGATAGAAACGGATGCTTTCTCTAGCCCAAATGGTGTTTTAGTTGATGGCAATCGGTTATTGGTGGTCACTTGGGGAGAAGGAATGCATGAAGATTTTTCTACTGATGAATTAGGTAGCATTTTCGCAATCGATCTCAAAACCAAAGAGGTGAAAGTGTTAGAAGGTGCAGAGCATATTGGCAACCTAGATGGTATTGCTAAAATAAATGGCAATCTTATTGTAAGCGATTCAAATAGTGGAAAAATATTTCAGTACAGTGAGGGTAAAACACAACTATTGCTAGAGAGTGGACGAGGCTCGGCTGATATTTCAAGTTATGGTGATAATCTGTTAGTCCCTGTAATGTTTGATGGAACAGTTTATAGTTATTCGTTGAAGAAATAG
- a CDS encoding Eco57I restriction-modification methylase domain-containing protein, protein MNTNILKYLKGYSYNEQDVNRLLVSSFIKLNNILHIKNKFIRSFLINEENKLEYEHLKCFTSLFNSNFDIELLIELFEFIISPEDKEINGAVFTPEYIRKYIVEQVLNSFEIKYERKYIDSLKIADIACGCGGFFKTIAEEYRKRIGKTFFDIYKENIFGIDIKEYSITRTKILLILYAIINGEDREYFEFNLFEGNTLDFNWSKIPFIRDSSFDAIVGNPPYVGSSNLDDYTKMLMRNWSVSSTGKLDLYIPFFQIGLDLLKNNGILGYITVNNFYRSLNGRALRKFFSEGKYNFRLIDFGSEQVFKSRLTYTCICLIERRNGDLAYTNTNPHQINKLMNNDFIIFDYKNLNDIDGWQLESAKVKLNLQKLETAGKKLGELFDIKNGFATLRNNIYIFSPISEDDIFFYFKKGDVIVQIEKDICRDVIKPNILKTEFDLDNFMEKIIFPYEIIQNNKLDSSKKTYTKLVKVIEEDIFRHNYPKAYEYLCSQKDELAKRDKGQRKYDTWYAYGRSQALTISGLKLLFPYMSDAPYFVYTDDKELLFYNGYSLISNSECDLKFVQKILKNKVFWYYIKKTSKPYSNNYFALSKSYIKNFSIPYFSEKEKYRFMRLKKESYITRFLIKKYNITDIEF, encoded by the coding sequence ATGAATACAAATATACTGAAATATCTTAAAGGCTATTCATATAATGAACAGGATGTAAATAGATTATTAGTTTCATCTTTTATTAAGTTGAATAATATTTTACACATAAAAAACAAATTTATTAGATCTTTTTTAATAAATGAAGAAAATAAATTAGAATATGAACATCTAAAATGTTTCACATCTTTGTTTAATTCAAATTTTGATATTGAATTATTGATTGAGCTTTTTGAATTTATTATTTCTCCTGAAGATAAAGAAATTAATGGTGCTGTTTTTACTCCTGAATATATTAGGAAATATATTGTAGAGCAGGTGCTAAATAGCTTTGAAATTAAGTATGAGAGAAAATATATTGACAGTCTAAAAATTGCAGATATAGCATGTGGTTGTGGTGGTTTTTTTAAAACTATAGCAGAGGAGTATAGAAAAAGAATTGGTAAAACCTTTTTTGATATATACAAAGAAAATATTTTTGGGATAGATATTAAAGAATATAGTATTACTAGAACAAAAATATTATTAATTTTATATGCCATTATAAATGGTGAGGATAGGGAGTATTTTGAATTTAATTTATTCGAAGGAAATACATTGGATTTTAATTGGAGTAAAATTCCATTTATTAGAGATTCTAGTTTTGATGCTATTGTTGGAAATCCACCATATGTTGGCTCATCAAATTTAGATGATTATACAAAAATGCTTATGAGGAATTGGTCAGTTTCTTCAACTGGAAAATTGGATCTATATATTCCATTTTTCCAGATAGGGCTAGATTTATTGAAAAATAACGGAATATTAGGTTATATTACTGTAAATAATTTTTATCGTAGTTTAAATGGACGAGCATTAAGAAAATTTTTCTCAGAAGGAAAATATAATTTTAGGCTTATTGATTTCGGTAGTGAACAAGTATTTAAATCAAGATTAACATATACGTGTATTTGTTTAATTGAAAGAAGGAATGGGGATCTAGCTTATACTAATACTAATCCTCATCAAATAAATAAATTAATGAATAATGATTTTATTATATTTGATTATAAAAATTTAAATGATATTGATGGTTGGCAATTAGAAAGTGCAAAGGTTAAGCTTAATTTACAGAAGTTAGAAACAGCAGGTAAAAAATTAGGAGAGTTATTTGATATTAAAAATGGATTTGCTACATTAAGAAATAATATATACATATTTTCTCCTATATCAGAGGATGATATTTTTTTCTATTTTAAAAAAGGTGATGTAATAGTTCAAATAGAGAAAGATATTTGTCGTGATGTTATAAAGCCAAATATACTGAAAACAGAGTTTGATTTAGATAATTTCATGGAAAAGATTATTTTTCCATATGAAATTATTCAAAATAATAAACTTGATTCATCAAAAAAAACATATACTAAATTAGTAAAAGTAATCGAAGAAGATATATTTAGACATAATTATCCTAAAGCATATGAATATTTGTGTTCACAAAAAGATGAATTAGCCAAAAGAGACAAAGGTCAAAGGAAATATGATACATGGTATGCATATGGAAGGAGTCAAGCTTTAACCATATCCGGATTAAAATTACTTTTTCCTTATATGTCAGATGCCCCTTATTTTGTATATACAGATGATAAAGAACTATTGTTTTATAATGGATACTCATTAATTTCAAACTCTGAATGTGATTTAAAGTTTGTTCAAAAAATTTTAAAAAATAAGGTTTTTTGGTATTATATTAAAAAAACAAGTAAGCCATATTCAAATAATTATTTTGCATTATCAAAAAGTTATATAAAAAATTTTAGCATACCTTATTTTTCAGAAAAAGAAAAATATAGATTTATGAGATTAAAAAAAGAATCTTATATTACTAGATTTTTAATTAAAAAATACAATATCACAGATATTGAGTTTTAA
- a CDS encoding sensor histidine kinase, with the protein MNEEEIRKKIEQILQNDPKNYSKILELSMDLSKFDSNNVRFSVDAGVIDRLGSELVARQETAVSELVKNAYDADATKVNIRFENSEDIGGTLVIEDNGSGMTREQLINGFMRISSTDKLHNPTSDKFKRTRAGQKGIGRFSVQRLGEKLTIITQTAESEESLIIDINWNKYSNDTDLLFINNEIHTQFPKKQAHGTILKIQGLKDKWSEASIRRIYKYVSDILQPFPLSEVKEHVIYKNIDPGFKVYFSKIVNGKQINIADDKSMVYDHATAIIEGIVDKDGYGIYSVESKKLDINELDNISSDPDNNDLPFSKLRNVRFRAYYFIYNSGLVPKMQESSIRKLARTQGGIRLYRNGFRVLPYGEPNNDWLGLDNSTVKRTILPVHANINFFGFVELTDKNHEFNETSSREGLVENEAFIQLQNFVYRTIMTSVLKIAEERNVKIVSGQKQVDGIYEAIEVRIKNIAFTIEELDRELEKDSGSLEVKRKRKKKIQQVRQEIEELKKVSQEEKEKNLKEKAMLRVLGSVGLTIALFIHEVKDYILSMNSDLKFLLQNLESDSEIFNRLSILQKNVATFQTYTSYFDTVISQNVSRSLRPIELQNKIEEFWENIQNDTKKSNIKFEKPIRSAYYLFTTPMHPSEWSSILFNLYTNAKKAIRRSKNDGVLDIQCGKTENKIFLKFSDTGDGISDDIKDHIFDEFFTTSSPNTLDNLNSSNEVTGTGLGLKIVKDILSSYRGKIYVDKPKEGFSTTIYIEIPKATDKELDEYGV; encoded by the coding sequence ATGAATGAAGAAGAGATAAGAAAAAAAATAGAGCAGATATTGCAAAATGATCCAAAGAACTACAGTAAAATTTTAGAATTGTCAATGGATTTATCAAAATTTGATAGTAATAACGTACGCTTTAGTGTCGATGCGGGAGTTATTGATAGATTAGGAAGTGAACTAGTTGCTCGACAAGAAACAGCTGTTTCTGAATTGGTAAAAAATGCGTACGATGCTGATGCTACGAAAGTAAATATTAGGTTTGAAAATTCAGAAGATATCGGTGGAACTTTAGTGATTGAAGATAATGGCAGTGGAATGACTAGAGAGCAACTAATTAATGGCTTTATGAGAATATCTTCTACAGATAAGTTACATAACCCTACTTCTGATAAATTTAAAAGAACTCGTGCGGGACAAAAAGGAATTGGACGATTTTCTGTGCAAAGATTAGGAGAAAAATTAACTATTATAACTCAGACAGCTGAAAGTGAAGAATCCCTTATCATAGATATTAATTGGAATAAATATTCTAATGATACAGACCTATTATTTATAAATAATGAAATACATACGCAATTTCCTAAAAAACAAGCTCATGGTACCATTTTAAAAATTCAAGGTTTAAAAGATAAGTGGTCAGAAGCATCAATTAGAAGAATATATAAATATGTTAGTGATATATTGCAACCTTTTCCCTTATCAGAAGTAAAGGAACATGTGATTTATAAAAATATAGATCCAGGGTTTAAAGTCTATTTTTCAAAGATAGTTAATGGTAAACAAATTAATATAGCTGATGATAAAAGCATGGTTTATGATCATGCAACAGCAATTATTGAGGGTATTGTAGATAAGGATGGATATGGGATATATTCTGTGGAAAGTAAGAAATTAGATATTAATGAACTGGATAATATTAGTAGTGATCCAGATAATAATGATCTTCCTTTCTCAAAATTGAGAAATGTAAGATTTAGAGCATATTATTTTATATATAATTCTGGTCTTGTTCCTAAAATGCAGGAATCCAGTATTAGAAAATTAGCCAGAACCCAAGGAGGTATTCGTTTATATAGAAATGGATTTAGAGTGTTACCTTACGGTGAACCAAATAATGATTGGTTAGGCTTAGATAATTCAACAGTAAAAAGAACTATCTTGCCAGTACATGCAAATATTAATTTTTTTGGATTTGTGGAATTAACTGATAAAAATCATGAATTTAATGAAACATCTAGTAGAGAAGGGTTAGTAGAAAATGAAGCATTTATTCAATTACAAAATTTTGTATATAGAACAATTATGACCTCTGTTTTAAAAATAGCAGAAGAAAGAAATGTTAAAATAGTATCAGGACAAAAACAAGTGGATGGAATATATGAAGCTATTGAAGTCAGAATAAAAAATATTGCTTTTACAATAGAAGAATTAGATAGGGAACTGGAAAAGGATTCAGGAAGCTTAGAGGTTAAAAGAAAGAGAAAGAAAAAAATTCAGCAAGTAAGGCAGGAAATAGAAGAGTTAAAAAAGGTTAGTCAAGAAGAAAAAGAGAAAAATTTAAAAGAAAAAGCGATGCTTAGAGTGTTGGGTAGTGTTGGTTTAACAATAGCTCTATTTATACATGAGGTAAAAGACTATATATTATCTATGAATTCTGATCTTAAATTTTTATTGCAAAATTTAGAGTCAGATAGTGAGATATTTAACCGATTGAGCATATTACAAAAAAATGTTGCTACATTTCAAACTTATACTTCATATTTTGATACTGTAATTTCTCAAAATGTAAGTCGTAGTTTAAGACCTATTGAATTGCAAAACAAAATAGAGGAGTTTTGGGAAAATATTCAAAATGATACAAAAAAAAGTAATATTAAGTTTGAAAAGCCAATTAGAAGTGCTTATTATTTATTTACTACTCCTATGCATCCTTCTGAATGGTCTTCAATTTTATTTAATTTATATACTAATGCGAAAAAAGCAATTAGAAGATCTAAAAATGATGGAGTATTAGATATTCAGTGTGGAAAAACTGAAAATAAGATTTTTTTAAAGTTTTCAGATACAGGTGATGGAATTAGTGATGATATTAAAGATCATATCTTTGATGAGTTCTTTACAACATCTTCTCCAAATACCCTAGATAATTTAAATTCGAGCAATGAGGTAACCGGCACTGGTTTAGGCTTGAAAATAGTAAAAGATATTTTATCAAGTTATAGAGGAAAGATATATGTGGATAAACCTAAGGAAGGTTTTTCAACTACAATATATATAGAGATACCAAAAGCAACAGATAAGGAGTTGGATGAATATGGAGTATAG
- a CDS encoding YwiC-like family protein, whose amino-acid sequence MLKDKPVMSNQHGALVMAFVPFLYGIFASHITLSHLWLGLSWLFIYFFSYPFMALFNRKNTQKYKKWAIIYAIISVILAIPLLYSNFAILQFAIPILPLVLIEIYYAKKKDERNLINDIAGILTFGIVGMASFYLSTGQYNVEVLIHPTLFFIAGTFYVKSIARERKNPLYLKLSIGSHILFGIGYLLLGYIPIAITYVFALLRAIIVPQLDWNIKKVGLSEFAIVLIFVIGLYFSV is encoded by the coding sequence ATACTTAAAGATAAACCCGTTATGTCAAATCAGCATGGTGCCTTAGTAATGGCATTTGTACCATTCTTATACGGAATTTTTGCAAGTCATATTACACTTTCACACCTTTGGCTTGGACTATCGTGGCTCTTTATCTATTTTTTCTCTTATCCATTTATGGCGTTATTTAATCGTAAGAACACGCAAAAATATAAAAAATGGGCGATTATCTATGCCATTATTAGTGTGATCTTGGCCATTCCGTTACTTTATTCAAATTTTGCCATTTTGCAATTTGCCATCCCAATCTTACCGCTTGTATTGATCGAAATTTACTATGCCAAAAAGAAAGACGAACGCAATTTAATCAATGATATTGCAGGCATATTAACCTTTGGAATTGTCGGAATGGCGAGTTTCTATCTATCCACTGGGCAATATAATGTTGAGGTATTGATTCATCCAACATTATTTTTTATTGCTGGCACGTTCTATGTAAAAAGTATTGCAAGAGAAAGAAAAAATCCGTTATATCTGAAATTGAGTATTGGATCACATATTCTATTCGGTATCGGTTATCTGTTATTAGGTTATATTCCCATTGCTATCACCTACGTATTTGCACTACTTCGAGCGATTATCGTACCTCAATTAGATTGGAATATTAAAAAAGTCGGTTTATCCGAATTTGCGATTGTGTTGATTTTTGTGATTGGGTTGTATTTTTCAGTATAG
- a CDS encoding imm11 family protein, whose protein sequence is MIYWWTNPSIKYAGYLGKTDKYERMMCWYDAIIGDPLPPLDKWETPVLTQYLGEEWKKRKPCKVTDVVRSGSTHLISEKAKNALADIWEKHATLYPVTLDDSNEPYYMVVVHTVIDCIDRERTIGDIQKYGKNKGKGYFSALKKWVMREEEVGDNYLFLTPDMETRIFATEAFKQRVIESGLTGFGLVKEAYDEDPFIS, encoded by the coding sequence ATGATTTATTGGTGGACTAACCCTAGTATTAAATACGCAGGATATCTCGGAAAAACTGATAAGTATGAAAGAATGATGTGTTGGTATGATGCCATTATTGGAGATCCTTTACCCCCGCTTGATAAATGGGAAACACCAGTACTCACTCAATATTTAGGAGAAGAGTGGAAGAAGCGTAAACCTTGCAAAGTTACGGATGTTGTACGAAGTGGTTCTACGCATTTAATTAGTGAAAAAGCAAAAAATGCCCTTGCAGATATATGGGAAAAACACGCTACGTTATACCCTGTTACGTTAGATGATAGCAATGAACCTTATTATATGGTAGTGGTGCATACGGTAATTGATTGTATTGATCGAGAAAGAACAATAGGAGACATACAAAAATATGGTAAAAATAAAGGGAAAGGATATTTTAGTGCTTTAAAGAAATGGGTAATGAGAGAAGAAGAGGTAGGAGATAATTACTTATTTTTGACACCTGATATGGAAACAAGAATTTTTGCCACAGAAGCATTTAAACAACGAGTGATTGAGTCAGGTTTAACAGGTTTTGGGTTAGTAAAAGAAGCTTATGACGAAGACCCTTTTATTAGTTAG
- a CDS encoding imm11 family protein: MIYWWASAGIKYAGYIGKTDKYERMMYWNNSVSGYPLPSLDKWETPVLTQYLGEEGKERKPRSLTDVVSASSVHLINEKAKNVLADIWEKHATLYPVTLDDSNEPYYMVVVHTEIDCIDREKSEGRIQKYGKNKGKGYFSVINNWVFREEEIGDNYLFVLPDDETVIYATEAFKQRVIESGLTGFGLRKEFWDEDPFIS, encoded by the coding sequence ATGATTTATTGGTGGGCTAGTGCTGGCATTAAATATGCAGGATATATTGGAAAAACAGATAAATATGAGCGGATGATGTACTGGAATAATTCTGTTTCAGGATATCCATTACCCTCCCTTGATAAGTGGGAGACCCCAGTACTTACTCAATATTTAGGTGAAGAGGGGAAAGAGCGAAAACCGAGATCGCTAACTGATGTAGTTAGTGCATCATCTGTTCATTTAATTAATGAAAAGGCAAAAAACGTCCTTGCGGATATATGGGAAAAACACGCTACGTTATACCCTGTTACGTTAGATGATAGCAATGAACCTTATTATATGGTGGTAGTCCATACTGAGATTGATTGTATCGATCGGGAAAAGTCGGAAGGAAGAATACAAAAGTATGGTAAGAATAAAGGGAAAGGCTATTTCAGTGTGATAAATAACTGGGTATTTAGAGAAGAAGAAATTGGAGATAACTATTTATTTGTATTACCCGATGATGAAACGGTTATTTATGCGACAGAAGCTTTTAAACAGAGAGTAATTGAATCAGGTTTAACAGGTTTTGGACTTAGAAAAGAATTTTGGGACGAAGACCCGTTTATTAGTTAG
- a CDS encoding YbaB/EbfC family nucleoid-associated protein yields the protein MFGKGGIGGLMKQAQQMQERMQKMQEEIAQLEVTGESGAGLVKITINGAHNCRRIEIDPSLMEDDKEMLEDLIAAAFNDAVRRAEELQKEKMATVTAGMQLPPGMKMPF from the coding sequence ATGTTTGGAAAGGGTGGCATCGGCGGTTTAATGAAACAAGCTCAGCAAATGCAAGAGCGTATGCAAAAAATGCAAGAAGAGATCGCACAGCTTGAAGTAACAGGCGAATCTGGAGCAGGCTTGGTTAAAATCACTATTAATGGTGCTCATAATTGCCGTCGTATTGAAATCGACCCATCTTTAATGGAAGACGACAAAGAAATGCTAGAAGATTTAATCGCTGCAGCATTTAACGATGCAGTTCGTCGTGCAGAAGAATTACAAAAAGAAAAAATGGCAACGGTAACCGCAGGCATGCAATTACCACCGGGAATGAAAATGCCGTTTTAA
- the ilvD gene encoding dihydroxy-acid dehydratase, with amino-acid sequence MPKLRSATSTQGRNMAGARALWRATGMKENDFGKPIIAVVNSFTQFVPGHVHLKDMGQLVAAEIEKAGGVAKEFNTIAVDDGIAMGHGGMLYSLPSRDLIADSVEYMVNAHCADAMVCISNCDKITPGMLMAALRLNIPTIFVSGGPMEAGKTKLSDQIIKLDLVDAMIQSANPDVSDEESAQIERSACPTCGSCSGMFTANSMNCLTEALGLSLPGNGSCLATHADRKQLFLQAGRQIVDICRRYYEQDDESVLPRSIATKEAFDNAMSLDIAMGGSTNTVLHLLAAAQEAEVNFTMEDIDRLSRRVPCLSKVAPNTQKYHMEDVHRAGGIMAILGELDRANLLNNQTRTILGMSLAEQIAKYDITLTQDEEIHKFFRAGPAGIRTTQAFSQDCRWDSVDDDRQNGCIRSKEFAYSQDGGLAMLSGNLALDGCIVKTAGVDESILKFTGNAIVFESQEEAVSGILGGKVKAGHVVVIRYEGPKGGPGMQEMLYPTSYLKSMGLGKACALLTDGRFSGGTSGLSIGHCSPEAAAGGLIGLVKDGDTIEIDIPNRSIQLVVDEQELAERRKIQDQKGWKPENRQREVSFALKVYGYFATSADKGAVRDKTKIL; translated from the coding sequence ATGCCAAAACTACGTTCAGCGACCAGTACACAAGGTCGGAATATGGCAGGGGCGCGCGCTTTGTGGCGTGCGACAGGAATGAAAGAAAATGATTTTGGTAAACCTATTATTGCGGTGGTCAATTCATTTACCCAATTTGTACCGGGACATGTGCATTTAAAAGATATGGGGCAACTCGTTGCTGCTGAAATTGAAAAAGCAGGTGGAGTGGCGAAAGAGTTTAATACTATTGCAGTCGATGATGGGATTGCGATGGGGCATGGCGGAATGCTTTATTCATTGCCTTCTCGTGATCTGATTGCGGATTCTGTTGAATATATGGTGAATGCTCACTGTGCCGATGCGATGGTGTGTATTTCTAACTGTGACAAAATCACACCCGGAATGTTAATGGCGGCGTTGCGTCTTAATATCCCGACTATTTTTGTGTCTGGCGGACCAATGGAAGCAGGTAAAACCAAGCTATCCGATCAAATCATCAAATTAGATTTAGTTGATGCGATGATTCAAAGTGCGAATCCTGATGTATCCGATGAAGAAAGTGCGCAAATAGAACGTTCAGCTTGCCCAACTTGTGGATCTTGCTCAGGTATGTTTACCGCTAATTCAATGAACTGTTTAACCGAAGCACTTGGATTAAGTTTACCGGGCAATGGTTCTTGCTTAGCAACTCACGCAGATCGTAAACAATTATTCTTACAAGCAGGCAGACAGATCGTAGATATTTGTCGCCGCTACTATGAACAAGACGATGAATCAGTCTTGCCACGTTCAATTGCAACTAAAGAAGCCTTTGATAATGCAATGAGTTTAGATATTGCAATGGGTGGCTCAACCAATACGGTTTTACACTTATTGGCTGCAGCTCAAGAAGCTGAAGTCAATTTCACGATGGAAGATATTGATCGCCTTTCACGCAGAGTGCCTTGTTTGAGTAAAGTCGCGCCAAACACGCAAAAATATCATATGGAAGATGTCCATCGAGCAGGCGGAATTATGGCAATTTTGGGTGAGTTAGATCGAGCTAACTTATTAAACAACCAAACTCGTACAATTCTTGGCATGAGCCTTGCTGAACAAATTGCTAAATACGATATTACCCTCACTCAAGATGAAGAAATCCATAAATTCTTTAGAGCGGGGCCAGCGGGTATTCGCACTACTCAAGCTTTCTCACAAGATTGTCGTTGGGATTCTGTGGATGATGATCGTCAAAATGGCTGTATTCGTAGCAAAGAATTTGCTTATAGCCAAGATGGTGGTTTAGCAATGCTTTCAGGAAACCTTGCTCTTGATGGTTGTATCGTGAAAACTGCAGGCGTGGATGAAAGTATTCTTAAATTTACCGGTAATGCGATTGTATTTGAAAGCCAAGAAGAAGCGGTATCGGGTATCTTAGGGGGCAAAGTCAAAGCAGGGCATGTTGTAGTGATCCGCTATGAAGGACCTAAAGGCGGTCCGGGTATGCAGGAAATGTTATATCCAACCAGTTATTTAAAATCAATGGGCTTAGGCAAAGCTTGTGCATTACTCACTGATGGACGTTTTTCAGGTGGTACTTCAGGACTTTCAATCGGGCATTGCTCACCAGAAGCGGCAGCAGGCGGTTTAATTGGTTTGGTAAAAGATGGCGATACGATTGAAATTGATATCCCAAATCGTTCTATCCAACTTGTTGTTGATGAGCAAGAATTGGCAGAACGAAGAAAAATCCAAGATCAAAAAGGTTGGAAACCAGAAAATCGTCAGCGTGAAGTTTCTTTCGCATTAAAAGTCTATGGCTATTTTGCTACTTCCGCAGACAAAGGTGCAGTACGCGATAAAACTAAAATCTTGTAA
- the ilvM gene encoding acetolactate synthase 2 small subunit gives MKTYQLAIQANKRPETLERLLRVMRHRGFEISELQSKTTENVIALDVKVKSQRDIALLTHQLVKLPDVMEVREETNA, from the coding sequence ATGAAAACTTATCAATTAGCTATTCAAGCAAATAAACGACCAGAAACCTTAGAAAGACTACTTCGTGTGATGCGTCATCGAGGTTTTGAAATCAGTGAATTACAAAGTAAAACAACAGAAAATGTCATTGCCCTTGATGTTAAGGTAAAAAGCCAAAGAGACATTGCTTTATTAACTCATCAATTGGTGAAATTACCCGATGTGATGGAAGTACGAGAGGAAACAAATGCGTAA